The proteins below come from a single Biomphalaria glabrata chromosome 10, xgBioGlab47.1, whole genome shotgun sequence genomic window:
- the LOC106071031 gene encoding branched-chain-amino-acid aminotransferase, cytosolic-like isoform X2, producing the protein MALLQQLTRQVHFKCIRSLSSLRYEDLQITLTSSPSSKPDDSKLKFGAHTADHMLEVDWSAQYGWGVPQIKPVAPLQIHPAAKVLHYAAELFEGMKAYRCVDGKIRMFRPTENMKRMGKTAQRSALPDFDQAEFLKCIKKLISIDHEWVPQSKNCSLYVRPTFIGTEPALGVTASNMAKLFVITGPVGPYFPTGLKPVSLLADPKYVRAWPGGCGGYKMGSNYAPTVAIQSQAVNKYGCQQVLWLYGEDHQMTEVGTMNLFVYWVNEQGEEELITPPLETGLILPGVTRKSLLELSREWNEFKVSEQTMTMKSFIKALNEGRVKEVFGAGTACVVCPVSKILYLDQELLIKTDTENSLTQRFFSEITDIHYYRKPHPWMEAIDEDVEETYTESHDRMP; encoded by the exons ATGGCTTTACTGCAGCAGTTGACTCGCCAAGTTCACTTCAAGTGCATTCGTTCTCTGTCCTCACTCAGG TATGAAGATCTTCAAATCACGCTCACCAGCAGTCCTTCCTCTAAGCCAGATGATAGCAAACTCAAGTTTGGAGCACACACGGCTGACCATATGCTTGAAGTGGATTGGTCAGCTCAGTATGGTTGGGGTGTTCCACAGATCAAGCCAGTGGCTCCACTTCAGATACACCCAGCTGCTAAAGTTCTGCATTATGCAGCAGAG CTCTTTGAAGGCATGAAGGCTTACAGATGTGTTGATGGCAAAATTCGAATGTTTCGACCCACTGAGAACATGAAGCGTATGGGAAAGACAGCTCAACGTTCAGCCTTACCA gatTTTGACCAGGCAGAATTTTTGAAATGCATCAAAAAACTAATAAGCATTGACCATGAGTGGGTCCCACAATCCAAGAACTGTTCCTTGTATGTTAGACCTACCTTCATTGGAACTGAG ccTGCCCTAGGAGTGACAGCCTCCAACATGGCCAAGTTATTTGTCATCACAGGTCCAGTTGGACCATACTTTCCTACAGGCTTAAAACCAGTGAGTCTGCTGGCTGACCCAAAGTACGTCAGAGCCTGGCCAGGTGGCTGTGGTGGTTATAAAATGGGAAG CAACTATGCTCCAACTGTGGCTATTCAGAGCCAAGCAGTTAACAAATATGGCTGCCAGCAAGTGTTGTGGCTATATGGGGAAGATCATCAGATGACTGAAGTTGGAACCATGAATCTTTTTGTTTATTGGGTCAATGAACAAGGAG AGGAGGAACTCATAACACCCCCTTTGGAGACTGGGCTTATTTTACCTGGTGTGACACGCAAATCTCTTTTGGAACTATCACGAGAGTGG aatGAATTTAAAGTCTCAGAGCAGACAATGACCATGAAGTCTTTTATAAAAGCTTTGAATGAAGGACGT GTTAAAGAAGTATTTGGTGCTGGCACTGCCTGTGTTGTATGCCCAGTCAGTAAAATCCTCTACCTTGACCAAGAACTGCTGATTAAGACAGACACAGAAAATAGTCTGacacagagattttttagtgaGATCACTGACATACAT TATTATCGTAAACCACACCCTTGGATGGAGGCTATTGACGAGGATGTGGAGGAAACG tATACAGAATCTCATGACAGAATGCCATAG
- the LOC106071031 gene encoding branched-chain-amino-acid aminotransferase, cytosolic-like isoform X1 — MALLQQLTRQVHFKCIRSLSSLRYEDLQITLTSSPSSKPDDSKLKFGAHTADHMLEVDWSAQYGWGVPQIKPVAPLQIHPAAKVLHYAAELFEGMKAYRCVDGKIRMFRPTENMKRMGKTAQRSALPDFDQAEFLKCIKKLISIDHEWVPQSKNCSLYVRPTFIGTEPALGVTASNMAKLFVITGPVGPYFPTGLKPVSLLADPKYVRAWPGGCGGYKMGSNYAPTVAIQSQAVNKYGCQQVLWLYGEDHQMTEVGTMNLFVYWVNEQGEEELITPPLETGLILPGVTRKSLLELSREWNEFKVSEQTMTMKSFIKALNEGRVKEVFGAGTACVVCPVSKILYLDQELLIKTDTENSLTQRFFSEITDIHYYRKPHPWMEAIDEDVEETNLMTECHSVSIFVYLDNFFLNICDDGPETVCC; from the exons ATGGCTTTACTGCAGCAGTTGACTCGCCAAGTTCACTTCAAGTGCATTCGTTCTCTGTCCTCACTCAGG TATGAAGATCTTCAAATCACGCTCACCAGCAGTCCTTCCTCTAAGCCAGATGATAGCAAACTCAAGTTTGGAGCACACACGGCTGACCATATGCTTGAAGTGGATTGGTCAGCTCAGTATGGTTGGGGTGTTCCACAGATCAAGCCAGTGGCTCCACTTCAGATACACCCAGCTGCTAAAGTTCTGCATTATGCAGCAGAG CTCTTTGAAGGCATGAAGGCTTACAGATGTGTTGATGGCAAAATTCGAATGTTTCGACCCACTGAGAACATGAAGCGTATGGGAAAGACAGCTCAACGTTCAGCCTTACCA gatTTTGACCAGGCAGAATTTTTGAAATGCATCAAAAAACTAATAAGCATTGACCATGAGTGGGTCCCACAATCCAAGAACTGTTCCTTGTATGTTAGACCTACCTTCATTGGAACTGAG ccTGCCCTAGGAGTGACAGCCTCCAACATGGCCAAGTTATTTGTCATCACAGGTCCAGTTGGACCATACTTTCCTACAGGCTTAAAACCAGTGAGTCTGCTGGCTGACCCAAAGTACGTCAGAGCCTGGCCAGGTGGCTGTGGTGGTTATAAAATGGGAAG CAACTATGCTCCAACTGTGGCTATTCAGAGCCAAGCAGTTAACAAATATGGCTGCCAGCAAGTGTTGTGGCTATATGGGGAAGATCATCAGATGACTGAAGTTGGAACCATGAATCTTTTTGTTTATTGGGTCAATGAACAAGGAG AGGAGGAACTCATAACACCCCCTTTGGAGACTGGGCTTATTTTACCTGGTGTGACACGCAAATCTCTTTTGGAACTATCACGAGAGTGG aatGAATTTAAAGTCTCAGAGCAGACAATGACCATGAAGTCTTTTATAAAAGCTTTGAATGAAGGACGT GTTAAAGAAGTATTTGGTGCTGGCACTGCCTGTGTTGTATGCCCAGTCAGTAAAATCCTCTACCTTGACCAAGAACTGCTGATTAAGACAGACACAGAAAATAGTCTGacacagagattttttagtgaGATCACTGACATACAT TATTATCGTAAACCACACCCTTGGATGGAGGCTATTGACGAGGATGTGGAGGAAACG AATCTCATGACAGAATGCCATAGTGTAAGTATATTTGTATATcttgataacttttttttaaacatctgtGATGATGGCCCTGAAACTGTATGCTGTTAG
- the LOC106071031 gene encoding branched-chain-amino-acid aminotransferase, cytosolic-like isoform X3 encodes MALLQQLTRQVHFKCIRSLSSLRYEDLQITLTSSPSSKPDDSKLKFGAHTADHMLEVDWSAQYGWGVPQIKPVAPLQIHPAAKVLHYAAELFEGMKAYRCVDGKIRMFRPTENMKRMGKTAQRSALPDFDQAEFLKCIKKLISIDHEWVPQSKNCSLYVRPTFIGTEPALGVTASNMAKLFVITGPVGPYFPTGLKPVSLLADPKYVRAWPGGCGGYKMGSNYAPTVAIQSQAVNKYGCQQVLWLYGEDHQMTEVGTMNLFVYWVNEQGEEELITPPLETGLILPGVTRKSLLELSREWNEFKVSEQTMTMKSFIKALNEGRVKEVFGAGTACVVCPVSKILYLDQELLIKTDTENSLTQRFFSEITDIHYYRKPHPWMEAIDEDVEETNLMTECHS; translated from the exons ATGGCTTTACTGCAGCAGTTGACTCGCCAAGTTCACTTCAAGTGCATTCGTTCTCTGTCCTCACTCAGG TATGAAGATCTTCAAATCACGCTCACCAGCAGTCCTTCCTCTAAGCCAGATGATAGCAAACTCAAGTTTGGAGCACACACGGCTGACCATATGCTTGAAGTGGATTGGTCAGCTCAGTATGGTTGGGGTGTTCCACAGATCAAGCCAGTGGCTCCACTTCAGATACACCCAGCTGCTAAAGTTCTGCATTATGCAGCAGAG CTCTTTGAAGGCATGAAGGCTTACAGATGTGTTGATGGCAAAATTCGAATGTTTCGACCCACTGAGAACATGAAGCGTATGGGAAAGACAGCTCAACGTTCAGCCTTACCA gatTTTGACCAGGCAGAATTTTTGAAATGCATCAAAAAACTAATAAGCATTGACCATGAGTGGGTCCCACAATCCAAGAACTGTTCCTTGTATGTTAGACCTACCTTCATTGGAACTGAG ccTGCCCTAGGAGTGACAGCCTCCAACATGGCCAAGTTATTTGTCATCACAGGTCCAGTTGGACCATACTTTCCTACAGGCTTAAAACCAGTGAGTCTGCTGGCTGACCCAAAGTACGTCAGAGCCTGGCCAGGTGGCTGTGGTGGTTATAAAATGGGAAG CAACTATGCTCCAACTGTGGCTATTCAGAGCCAAGCAGTTAACAAATATGGCTGCCAGCAAGTGTTGTGGCTATATGGGGAAGATCATCAGATGACTGAAGTTGGAACCATGAATCTTTTTGTTTATTGGGTCAATGAACAAGGAG AGGAGGAACTCATAACACCCCCTTTGGAGACTGGGCTTATTTTACCTGGTGTGACACGCAAATCTCTTTTGGAACTATCACGAGAGTGG aatGAATTTAAAGTCTCAGAGCAGACAATGACCATGAAGTCTTTTATAAAAGCTTTGAATGAAGGACGT GTTAAAGAAGTATTTGGTGCTGGCACTGCCTGTGTTGTATGCCCAGTCAGTAAAATCCTCTACCTTGACCAAGAACTGCTGATTAAGACAGACACAGAAAATAGTCTGacacagagattttttagtgaGATCACTGACATACAT TATTATCGTAAACCACACCCTTGGATGGAGGCTATTGACGAGGATGTGGAGGAAACG AATCTCATGACAGAATGCCATAGT TGA